CCAACCCCGACCGGGTGATCGAACAACTACGGGATAAATTGGGACATAACGCGGTTGCCATCCAGATACCTATCGGCCTGGAAGCCGATTTTGAAGGGGTTGTCGACCTGGTGGCAATGAAAGCTGTCTATTTTGATGGTGACAATGGTGAGATTGTTCGAGTTGAGGAAATCCCGGCGCAGTTGCAGGCGGAAGCAAAAGCCAAAAGAGAAGAATTGATTGACGCGGCTTCCATGTTTTCCGATGAACTGACGGAGGCGATTCTTGAGGAGCAGGAGATCCCGGCTGAAATGATTTATAGCGCTTTGCACGACGGAGCCCTGAACCGGGAAATTACTCCCGTATTTGTCGGCTCCGCTTATAAAAACAAGGGTATTCAACCTCTACTTGATGCGGTGAATGCTATTCTTCCCAGTCCGGTAGAAATAAAAAATGAAGCTCTTGATTTGGATAAAAATGAAGAACCGGTAACCCTTTCCAGTGAACATACAGGCCCGGTGGTTTCTCTGGCCTTTAAACTGGAGGATGGTCCCTACGGACAGTTGACCTACATCAGGGTGTACCAGGGAAAACTGGCTAAAGGCGACACGGTCATTAATGTGCGTACCGGGAAAAAGGTAAAGATTGGTCGTCTTGTACGTATGCACGCCAGCCAGATGGAAGAGATCGAGTTTCTGTCTGCCGGTTATATCGGGGCTCTTTTCGGAGTTGATTGTGTGTCTGGTGATACCTTTGCCGCTCCCAACCTGAACCTGACTATGACTTCCATGTATGTGCCCAGTCCGGTTATCTCCCTGGCCGTGGTGCCTAAGGATAATAAGGCCCAGGTCAATATGTCCAAGGCCCTGAACCGTTTTTCAAAGGAAGATCCTACTTTCAGAGCTTATGTGGATGATGAAACCAACGAAACCATTATTGAGGGAATGGGTGAGCTGCACCTGGAAGTTTATGTTGAGCGTATGCGCCGGGAATATGGTGCGTTAGTGGAAACCGGCCAGCCCCGGGTTGCCTATCGGGAAGCGATTACCAGAAAAGCTGAATTTAATTATATTCATAAAAAACAAACTGGTGGTTCCGGCCAGTTTGGTCGGGTTGCCGGCTATATGGAACCAGTGGCTGATGATGATTTTGCTTTTGAAAGCAAGATTGTTGGCGGTTCCATCCCCACCCAATATATTTCTTCCTGTGAAAAAGGTTTTAAGGCTTGTATGAGCAAGGGTCCAAAAATGGAATTTCCGGTTACCGGAGTCAAAATAGTGATTAATGATGGTTCTTCTCACGCGGTTGATTCATCTGAAATGGCCTTTCAGGCGGCAGCCCGTGGCGCTTTCCTGGAGGGATATGCCAAGGCGAGCCCGACAATTCTGGAGCCGATTATGAAGGTGGTGGTGGAAACCCCCACTGAATTTCAGGGGTCAGTGATGGGAACAATCAATCAGCGTCGGGGGATTATCCTCGGTACTCAGGATGAAGGTGCCATGTGTGTGATTGAATCCCAGGTCCCCCTGGCTGAAATGTTTGGTTATTCAACCGTTCTGCGTTCTTCCACTCAGGGGAAAGCCCAGTTTACCATGGAGTTTTCCAGCTATAAAAAAGTGCCTCAGAGTGTTGGTGAGGAACTGGCTAAAAAGTATGCCGAATCAAAGAAAAATGTTGCTTAAATTGCAGAAAAAGCGGTTGTTATCGACAGAGTCACAGCCGGCAAAGTCACGGATAATTTACCTTAGACAAAGGAATATTGTGATGTTGAAAAATGATCTTATTGTACGCAATCCATTAAATGCTCTTGGGGATCAAAACGATGAAATTATTGCTCCTGGAAGTTTTGGGGCAATTTTATCGCGGGCCGGAGTGGGAAAAACCTCATTATTGATTCAGGTAGCTTTAAATGCGCTTTTGCGCCAGAAAAATGTTTTGCATATCAGCCTTGAAGATCCCGTTCGCAAAGTAAACCTCTGGTACAAGGAGGTATTTTACAACCTGATTGAACAGTTTAAAGTAGATCAGGGTAATGTCCTGTGGCAGGAAATTCTGCCCCATCGTTTCATTATGACCTTTAATGCTGATAACTTTTCTGCCGCCCGTCTCCAGGAGCGGGTAATTGAGCTTTTGGATCAGGATATTTTTGCCCCCCGGCTGATGCTGGTTGACGGCTTGAATTTCTCCGCCTCGCAGCGGGAACAATTACTGGCCATCCATGACCTGGCGGTTGAGCTGGAATTGCCGGTATGGTTTACTGCTCGGACTCACCGCCATGAGCAGGAAAATGCCGCCGATGGTATTCCCGTACAGCTGCGTGATCTGGATGATCTTTTCAGTGCAATTGTCAAGCTTCAGCCCCAGGGGCAGGAAATATATCTTAAAGTGATCAAAGGTTGTGAGAGCAGTGTAAATCAACCGGCTATTCAACTTGATCCGGCAACCATGTTATTGAAAATTAACCAATAACCTGAATAAAACTGTCAGTTTTTAAAGGCAAAGCCGAATCGGCTTTGCCTTTTTTAATCGTTT
The DNA window shown above is from Pseudomonadota bacterium and carries:
- a CDS encoding cytoplasmic protein, whose translation is MLKNDLIVRNPLNALGDQNDEIIAPGSFGAILSRAGVGKTSLLIQVALNALLRQKNVLHISLEDPVRKVNLWYKEVFYNLIEQFKVDQGNVLWQEILPHRFIMTFNADNFSAARLQERVIELLDQDIFAPRLMLVDGLNFSASQREQLLAIHDLAVELELPVWFTARTHRHEQENAADGIPVQLRDLDDLFSAIVKLQPQGQEIYLKVIKGCESSVNQPAIQLDPATMLLKINQ
- the fusA gene encoding elongation factor G, with protein sequence MNKDIQNVRNIGISAHIDSGKTTLTERILFYTDRIHAIHDVKGKDGVGATMDSMELEKERGITIASAATSCEWKDYEINIIDTPGHVDFTIEVERSLRVLDGAILVLCSVGGVQSQSITVDQQMKRYKVPSIAFINKCDRSGANPDRVIEQLRDKLGHNAVAIQIPIGLEADFEGVVDLVAMKAVYFDGDNGEIVRVEEIPAQLQAEAKAKREELIDAASMFSDELTEAILEEQEIPAEMIYSALHDGALNREITPVFVGSAYKNKGIQPLLDAVNAILPSPVEIKNEALDLDKNEEPVTLSSEHTGPVVSLAFKLEDGPYGQLTYIRVYQGKLAKGDTVINVRTGKKVKIGRLVRMHASQMEEIEFLSAGYIGALFGVDCVSGDTFAAPNLNLTMTSMYVPSPVISLAVVPKDNKAQVNMSKALNRFSKEDPTFRAYVDDETNETIIEGMGELHLEVYVERMRREYGALVETGQPRVAYREAITRKAEFNYIHKKQTGGSGQFGRVAGYMEPVADDDFAFESKIVGGSIPTQYISSCEKGFKACMSKGPKMEFPVTGVKIVINDGSSHAVDSSEMAFQAAARGAFLEGYAKASPTILEPIMKVVVETPTEFQGSVMGTINQRRGIILGTQDEGAMCVIESQVPLAEMFGYSTVLRSSTQGKAQFTMEFSSYKKVPQSVGEELAKKYAESKKNVA